A window of Saccharomyces paradoxus chromosome XIII, complete sequence contains these coding sequences:
- the ZDS2 gene encoding Zds2p (Protein with a role in regulating Swe1p-dependent polarized growth~similar to YML109W), whose amino-acid sequence MVLMEDVQNEDGHNTVENSSSGGDSSNNIQMRRMRKTQLSKRKLLEKRKSDVLIAAKSLDTEIQNVKNLKRLSIGSMDLVIDPELEFKVNSRNSYSSDSSKESLQESLHEKDVVRLEQEEKQGDEDNDAYEEADTTNADDSIDITQTEYLHDEETLEKEKISRNASSSTSSSARVTSRNRRLSGVKALAHDVVLDVTDDHSSKMVDLTQNLLWVPANQHPNVKPENYLELIQDTLQNIQISTDQDSDENKLELGNNHVIPNRKRSGSVVRRPSRLKTSYTKFDDELPSAEKPQEGEEEVDKRIPPSETKTVRSVSLKEITEELTKISNNAGLTDSDAVTLARSLSMSGSFTNESLHLNSNNAENDNEFASNMFSETGRTIPERSSLRRSKFNTYKIRLESNGLPQAAKLNNLMNIQASDDRRSASSPASCMQLPQEQASLNDFQEIFDHYRRASTDWSTENEKYADSTNYYSDEEDLTHASISQDSSLLSTDSSNNSVLIKPHNTGSMISEKLDQHVSSNENENINGSELNHGWSWLNSSNENLNGNDQSYERLIDDKNDHEDVENEKADFVNLSVSRRAKSTKRASERINHSKNRHSPIFQIHSDESNPVVLTPSVVSSSPSQSPEPIVPAIAEKNIESPTDTQPSTNKKNSLEKRLARLFKRKQHSGTCKSDVKVTKKSVKKELKKKTSHSSLSKFRKSPKKKPEEAKRNHKCPSSPTKTTSSEDIDTASVIEPTVQSSHASSILSDSNASRSSEFVVETISELDGDDSFDISGGDINYDVEVHSDVGIETTAKPEGSAGEEGENKISSPAPQISTLPPKKLTFEDVVKPEYPNAPIKFTDSAFGFPLPMITNSTVVMFDHRLGINVERAIYRLSHLKLSDPGRELRQQVLLSNFMYSYLNLVNHTLYMEQMGTEDVVFNGDSALGMMDKNDSDGTILIPDI is encoded by the coding sequence ATGGTACTGATGGAAGATGTGCAGAACGAAGATGGCCATAATACTGTAGAAAACAGTAGTAGCGGTGGGGACagtagtaataatattcaaatgAGGCGAATGAGGAAGACGCAACTGTCCAAGAGGAAACTTCTCGAGAAGAGGAAATCTGATGTGTTGATTGCTGCTAAATCTTTAGATACAGAAATTCAGAATGTGAAAAATCTAAAGCGATTGTCGATAGGTTCGATGGATTTGGTGATTGACCCTGAGCTAGAGTTTAAGGTAAACAGCAGAAACTCGTATTCTTCAGACTCCTCAAAGGAATCACTACAAGAATCGCTGCATGAAAAGGATGTTGTACGACTAGAACAAGAGGAAAAACAAGGGGACGAAGACAATGATGCATATGAGGAGGCGGATACTACTAATGCGGACGACAGTATAGATATAACTCAAACAGAATATTTGCATGATGAAGAGACTttggagaaagaaaagatctCCCGCAATGCTTCTTCATCCACTTCATCTTCAGCAAGAGTAACGTCCAGGAATAGAAGGCTCAGTGGAGTAAAGGCATTGGCCCACGATGTCGTCTTGGATGTGACGGATGATCACAGTTCAAAAATGGTCGATCTAACTCAAAACTTGTTGTGGGTGCCCGCTAACCAACATCCTAACGTTAAGCCAGAAAACTACTTAGAATTGATTCAGGACACATTACAGAACATTCAAATAAGCACGGACCAGGACTCTGATGAAAACAAATTAGAACTGGGTAACAACCATGTAATTCCAAATAGAAAACGCTCGGGTTCTGTAGTTAGAAGACCTTCTCGGTTGAAGACCTCGTATACCAAGTTTGATGATGAGCTTCCTTCTGCAGAAAAACCAcaagaaggagaagagGAAGTGGATAAACGAATACCCCCATCTGAAACTAAAACCGTAAGATCTGTAtctttgaaggaaattacTGAAGAGCTTACTAAGATTTCCAATAATGCTGGTTTAACAGACTCAGATGCGGTCACTTTAGCCAGAAGCTTGAGCATGTCAGGGTCATTTACTAATGAAAGTCTTCACTTGAACAGCAATAACGCcgaaaatgataatgaatttGCATCAAATATGTTTAGTGAAACTGGGCGTACCATACCGGAAAGATCGTCTTTAAGGAGGTCTAAATTTAACACGTATAAAATCAGGCTAGAGAGTAATGGCCTTCCACAAGCAGCAAAACTCAATAATCTGATGAATATACAAGCAAGTGACGATCGAAGAAGTGCATCATCGCCTGCATCTTGCATGCAACTGCCTCAGGAGCAAGCATCACTGAATGATTTCCAAGAGATTTTTGACCATTACAGAAGAGCAAGTACTGATTGGAGTACtgaaaatgagaaataCGCTGATAGCACTAACTACTATTcggatgaagaagatttaaCACATGCATCCATTTCTCAAGATAGCAGCCTTTTATCCACAGATAGCTCTAATAACAGTGTATTGATAAAACCACATAATACTGGTTCAAtgatttctgaaaaattagatCAACATGTTAGCTCgaacgaaaatgaaaatatcaatggCAGCGAACTAAATCATGGCTGGTCATGGTTGAATTCTAGCAATGAAAACCTGAACGGTAATGATCAATCTTACGAGCGGCTAAtagatgataaaaatgacCATGAAGATGTGGAGAATGAAAAAGCCGACTTTGTTAATTTAAGTGTATCGAGGAGAGCAAAATCTACCAAACGTGCTTCTGAAAGAATAAATCATTCCAAAAATAGACATTCACCAATTTTCCAGATACATTCTGATGAGTCGAACCCCGTGGTACTTACTCCTTCAGTGGTTTCATCATCTCCATCACAGTCACCTGAGCCTATAGTACCTGCGATAGCAGAGAAAAACATAGAATCGCCTACTGATACCCAGCCCAGTacaaacaagaagaattcCTTGGAGAAACGGCTTGCCAgattattcaaaagaaaacaacatAGTGGTACTTGCAAATCAGATGTGAAAGttaccaaaaaaagtgttaaaaaagaactgaaaaagaagactTCGCACTCAAGTTTATCCAAATTTAGGAAAAGCCCCAAGAAAAAGCCCGAAGAAGCGAAAAGGAACCATAAATGTCCTTCATCTCCCACCAAAACCACTTCTTCTGAAGATATAGATACGGCAAGCGTCATTGAACCTACTGTGCAAAGCTCACATGCTTCCAGCATTCTTTCTGACAGTAATGCTAGCCGCAGTTCTGAATTCGTGGTGGAGACAATAAGCGAGTTAGACGGCGACGATTCATTTGATATTAGTGGTGGTGATATCAACTACGATGTGGAAGTGCACTCTGATGTAGGTATAGAAACAACAGCTAAACCAGAGGGGAGTGCAGGAGAAGAgggagaaaataaaatttcatctcCTGCACCTCAAATCTCGACATTGCctccaaaaaaattaacatTTGAAGATGTCGTTAAACCGGAATACCCAAACGCTCCAATAAAATTTACAGATAGTGCATTTGGATTCCCATTACCAATGATAACAAACTCCACAGTGGTTATGTTTGACCATCGTCTAGGGATTAACGTTGAAAGGGCTATTTACAGACTCAGCCATCTGAAGCTCAGTGATCCCGGGAGAGAACTAAGACAACAGGTATTGTTGAGTAACTTCATGTACTCTTACTTGAATTTAGTCAATCATACTTTATACATGGAGCAAATGGGCACTGAAGATGTAGTCTTCAATGGGGATTCCGCTCTAGGAATGATGGACAAGAATGATTCTGATGGCACGATCTTAATACCAGATATTTAA
- a CDS encoding uncharacterized protein (similar to YML108W), with protein sequence MPKNNTYRMLVLLEDDTKINKEDEKFLKGKPGKMHEFVDELILPFDVDELDELNVWFDKFDAEICIPNEGHIKYEISSDGLIVLMLDKEIEGVVEKVKKFVEENN encoded by the coding sequence ATGCCTAAGAATAATACTTACCGTATGCTCGTTTTACTAGAAGACGATACTAagataaataaagaagatgaaaaatttttgaaaggtAAGCCAGGAAAAATGCATGAATTTGTTGATGAGTTGATACTACCATTTGATGTTGACGAATTAGATGAGTTAAATGTCTGGTTTGATAAATTCGATGCCGAAATATGTATACCGAACGAAGGTCATATCAAATATGAAATTAGTAGTGATGGTTTGATCGTACTTATGTTGGATAAGGAGATTGAAGGGGTAGTCGAAAAGGTAAAGAAATTTGTCGAAGAGAAtaattga
- the PML39 gene encoding Pml39p (Protein required for nuclear retention of unspliced pre-mRNAs~similar to YML107C), with amino-acid sequence MEKDALEVRLRSIRHSLGKSTKPLPGKYKNTLGERLITKWRYKKKSYDESSMLPKKCKKRLQLFDDLVQESSNDFVGFRLHDLQALLERTCSIQNHTRLLLVEWDGRWVNPLTLASKGWKPYRGESQSQVAFKCCCCHAIMTILLFKNGDDAADYSMKLNEKIWYCNVIGNHLQKCPWRKNRFDLNREYYLSPQTLIREIERIHAEIERIASGSNEFSLKRNSSRIFHYLSENEMQKLAFFFDCKDYSLVGLLLLGYTKFEKDDLVQCTACFHRASLKILEHTEFNGHAPWCRYYNKELLPKMLLELIDGEDNLITKMDVGERLNKLEAVLQTL; translated from the coding sequence ATGGAAAAGGACGCATTGGAAGTTAGGTTGAGGTCAATCAGACATTCACTGGGCAAGAGTACTAAGCCTTTACCAGGAAAATATAAGAATACTCTAGGAGAGCGACTTATTACCAAATGGAGgtacaagaagaaatcctATGATGAAAGTTCAATGCTGCCTAAAAAATGTAAGAAACGTTTGCAATTGTTTGACGATCTGGTACAGGAGAGCTCCAATGATTTTGTTGGGTTCCGATTGCACGACCTGCAGGCCTTGTTGGAGAGGACATGTTcaattcaaaatcatacAAGGCTCCTGCTCGTTGAATGGGACGGTCGATGGGTCAATCCATTAACTCTAGCATCTAAAGGCTGGAAGCCGTATCGGGGAGAATCGCAGTCGCAGGTGGCATTTAAGTGCTGCTGTTGTCACGCCATTATGacaattttattattcaagAATGGCGATGATGCCGCCGATTACAGCATGaaattgaatgaaaaaatctggTACTGCAATGTAATTGGtaatcatcttcaaaagtgTCCATGGAGGAAAAATCGGTTTGATTTAAACAGAGAGTATTATTTAAGCCCACAAACCCTTATAAGAGAAATTGAGAGAATTCACGCAGAAATCGAGAGAATTGCGTCTGGATCAAATGAATTTAGCcttaaaagaaattcttctcgtatatttcattacttgtctgaaaatgaaatgcaaaaattggctttttttttcgattgTAAAGATTACTCTCTTGTGGGTCTGTTGCTTCTTGGCTACACAAAATTCGAGAAGGATGATCTGGTTCAATGTACGGCTTGCTTTCACCGAGCATCCCTGAAGATCTTAGAACATACGGAATTTAATGGACACGCACCATGGTGTCGGTATTACAATAAAGAGTTGTTACCCAAAATGTTGCTGGAGTTGATCGACGGGGAGGACAACCTGATAACAAAAATGGACGTGGGGGAAAGACTAAATAAATTAGAGGCTGTTCTACAAACTTTATAA
- the URA5 gene encoding orotate phosphoribosyltransferase URA5 (Major orotate phosphoribosyltransferase (OPRTase) isozyme~similar to YML106W) gives MPIMLEDYQKNFLELAIECQALRFGSFKLKSGRESPYFFNLGLFNTGKLLSNLATAYAIAIIQSDLKFDVIFGPAYKGIPLAAIVCVKLAEIGGSKFQNIQYAFNRKEAKDHGEGGIIVGSSLENKRILIIDDVMTAGTAINEAFEIIGNAKGQVVGSIIALDRQEVVSTDDKEGLSATQTVSKKYGIPVLSIVSLIHIITYLEGRITAEEKSKIEQYLQTYGASA, from the coding sequence ATGCCTATTATGTTGGAAGACTACCAAAAGAACTTTTTAGAGTTGGCCATCGAATGTCAAGCTCTAAGATTTGGTTCATTCAAGTTGAAATCAGGTAGAGAGTCACcatatttctttaatttAGGATTGTTCAATACCGGCAAATTGCTTTCCAATTTAGCTACTGCGTATGCAATTGCCATCATACAATCTGATTTGAAGTTTGATGTGATTTTCGGCCCCGCCTACAAAGGTATCCCACTAGCTGCTATTGTCTGTGTGAAATTGGCAGAGATTGGTGGCTCtaaatttcaaaacattCAATACGCTTTTAACAGAAAGGAAGCCAAAGATCATGGTGAAGGAGGTATTATTGTCGGCTCTTCCCTAGAGAACAAGAGAATACTAATCATCGATGACGTCATGACTGCTGGTACTGCCATTAACGAGGCATTCGAGATCATTGGTAATGCTAAGGGCCAAGTAGTTGGCTCTATAATTGCTCTAGATAGACAAGAAGTTGTGAGTACCGACGATAAAGAGGGATTGAGTGCCACTCAAACTGTTAGCAAAAAATACGGTATTCCAGTCTTGAGCATTGTCTCTTTAATTCACATAATTACCTATTTGGAAGGTAGAATAACAGCAGAAGAGAAAAGCAAGATCGAGCAATACCTTCAAACCTACGGTGCCTCCGCTTAa
- the SEC65 gene encoding RNA-binding signal recognition particle subunit SEC65 (Subunit of the signal recognition particle (SRP)~similar to YML105C) encodes MPRLEEIDDLNDIDDLDMDLAELDPSLRTPIAPKITPTVVRSQDKENTAFLPGMNDTSNSNNNSSNEKEQLSFINPKTGKVERSEAISKKDLEEVKRFQVLYPCYFDVNRSHKEGRRVPKELAVENPLAKTMADAVRELGILCIFEGEKCHPQDFGNPGRIRVLFKENGQLVGAATKFKGGKRQLMKAVGEYMKTHPTTIESLREIPYGPDFDNIEFKKIPRVKGFKMNEIVPLHSPFLMGHPMTKSVYETPKITAAEKSFKPPKNKYKVVRR; translated from the coding sequence ATGCCTAGATTAGAAGAGATTGATGATCTCAATGATATCGATGACCTCGATATGGACTTGGCCGAGTTAGATCCCTCTTTGAGGACGCCGATTGCTCCCAAGATAACGCCCACAGTTGTAAGAAGCCAGGACAAGGAAAATACTGCCTTTTTACCTGGTATGAATGACACCAGTAATAGTAACAACAATAGTAGCAACGAAAAAGAGCAACTGAGTTTTATCAACCCGAAAACCGGTAAGGTTGAACGTTCAGAGGCTATTTCCAAGAAAGATTTAGAAGAAGTTAAACGATTCCAAGTACTCTATCCATGTTACTTTGACGTGAACAGATCACATAAGGAAGGTAGGAGGGTTCCTAAGGAATTGGCTGTTGAAAACCCTTTAGCTAAAACTATGGCAGATGCTGTCCGTGAACTAGGAATATTATGCATTTTCGAGGGTGAAAAATGTCATCCACAAGATTTCGGTAATCCTGGTAGAATTCGTGtacttttcaaagaaaatggacAATTGGTTGGCGCAGCCACTAAATTCAAGGGTGGTAAGAGGCAATTAATGAAAGCGGTTGGGGAGTACATGAAAACTCATCCAACAACCATTGAATCTTTAAGAGAGATTCCATATGGGCCTGATTTCGACAATAttgaatttaaaaagaTTCCGCGTGTAAAGGGCTTCAAGATGAACGAGATTGTTCCACTGCATAGTCCATTTTTGATGGGCCATCCAATGACAAAATCTGTTTACGAAACTCCTAAGATTACAGCGGCAGAAAAATCGTTTAAACCACCAAAAAATAAGTACAAAGTTGTTAGAAGATGA
- the MDM1 gene encoding Mdm1p (Intermediate filament protein~similar to YML104C), translating to MLKFLQQFRFFSVLYCLISMIQWSVVSFSLGFFLSICVFGYFVFFKSLPDLPKPQPRFVGIVPANSNFVEVDKELRTVEGLIHDGNAQIGKELESIVDLIIRDFVEPWFTKIDKNSDAKFLKVIKWRLLQTLLVVKEKLIKNDSASLIVLKLLPIFNKHFSTFCDAREAVLSDLNLERQKAANIDLQIAVEFNKNYKLHKSLSLKPNALQKEIEKSIRKTVIGLLPHLFDNDELDSLLVFTLMTEVLTTCIISPLIFKFTDPDSWNLRIVSLSQNYFEEKHKVHKIRRMLSKELQDHRNVMNNIGNKDAGGPSSEKLELNVDFTGKQFEHYLNQLNSLLDLSDIKYVAYSLALKIYELKGNEHLSKENLKYKKRLLLSLNLIESKLSFPGSEIETASKKLARDGYYSDLNMDNGVVLKEMSTFLASIALKDIIDDTEFLPFFKSFLGSISETQGLTFLEYSQTIESFKNPLEDATSEDIISGYSGINTIQLREISAKFFHNNDLQNMKLLDEGLVKNIVLFTNSFQISNDEDTFILARKSVLLLQTEAIKYLDDKFLPLFKKSPFFLQMLSTSHIVSTDIYVHFLSRRNSGANNAEQTKILKDNAKIDFMNPVRIFANPGITDALDSIVNGSGFKPDKSKVSSNPRYSQLFGSESDNIFRDKLFDDENDNPSEFYVVEDQLDLPRSVEKLSVSSGNSDLNPSQFHGLSNFRDNIASLTISIDQIEKELELLRHLILKADLTNNQMQLKILKKSQRTLLKELEMKELLKQQYMVQENANSLFRKTKIYIRSYFSENSSNGLKEITYYIINIHHFNNGQVSSWDMARRYNEFFELNIYLKKNFRDVMRQLQDLFPSKVKMSLKYHVTKTLLYEERKQKLEKYLRELLSISEICEDNIFRRFLTDPTLFKLNKENTHDGILEEPPRESIGSSNSTSNSSSVADLQSTEDNGDELNFYEDERHFFTDSGYPFYSQNKSFVKQICDLFISLFALNKANAGWLRGRAIITVLQQLLGSTIEKYIKVSIQKLRSEDQVLEAVITFKNMLWGDNGVFERKRNETIEAARSEGEKLRTEQLALTSLQRLFADTCGRVVGLRDSHEAADRVHAMLQNPYLNASLLLEALDAILLDIICND from the coding sequence ATGCTTAAGTTTCTGCAACAGTTTCGATTTTTCTCAGTTTTGTATTGCTTAATATCAATGATTCAATGGTCGGTAGTCAGTTTCTCGCTCGGATTCTTTCTTAGCATCTGCGTCTTTGGGTACTTCGTATTCTTCAAATCGTTACCTGACCTGCCCAAGCCTCAGCCAAGATTTGTTGGTATTGTACCtgcaaattcaaattttgtTGAGGTCGATAAAGAATTGAGGACAGTTGAAGGTTTGATACACGATGGGAATGCGcaaattggaaaagaattAGAGAGTATTGTTGACTTAATTATTCGAGATTTTGTTGAGCCTTGGTTCACAAAAATCGATAAGAATAGTGATGCAAAGTTTCTCAAAGTAATAAAGTGGAGATTATTACAAACGCTGCTAGTGGTGAAGGAGAAGTTGATAAAGAACGATAGTGCCAGTTTGATTGTTCTAAAGCTATTGCCCATATTTAACAAACATTTCAGCACTTTTTGTGATGCCAGAGAAGCTGTGTTAAGCGATTTGAATCTTGAAAGGCAAAAAGCAGCCAACATCGATCTACAAATTGCTGTAGAGTTTAATAAAAATTACAAATTACATAAATCGTTATCACTGAAGCCTAATGCTCTTcagaaagaaattgaaaaatctaTAAGAAAAACTGTGATTGGACTGCTTCCCCatctttttgataatgatgagTTAGACTCATTGCTTGTTTTCACGTTGATGACAGAGGTTCTCACTACGTGCATCATTTCTCCATtaatcttcaaatttacTGATCCAGATAGTTGGAATTTAAGAATTGTAAGTCTTTCACAAAACTacttcgaagaaaaacacAAAGTTCACAAGATAAGAAGAATGTTGAGTAAAGAGTTACAGGATCATAGAAATGTGATGAATAACATAGGGAACAAAGACGCTGGAGGACCCTCGAGTGAGAAATTGGAGCTTAATGTTGATTTCACTGGAAAACAGTTCGAGCATTATCTTAACCAGCTAAACTCTTTGTTAGATCTAAGTGATATCAAATATGTCGCATATTCATTAGCTTTAAAGATATACGAGTTGAAAGGAAATGAACATTTAAGCAAGGAGAATTTGAAGTATAAGAAACGTTTATTACTCTCCTTAAATTTGATTGAATCAAAGCTATCATTTCCTGGCTCAGAAATCGAAACAGCAAGCAAAAAGCTTGCCAGAGATGGTTATTATTCTGATTTAAATATGGATAATGGAGTAGTATTGAAGGAGATGAGTACATTTCTCGCTTCCATCGCATTGAAAGACATCATAGACGATACCGAAttccttcctttttttaaatcatTCTTGGGCAGTATTTCTGAAACACAGGGTTTGACATTTTTAGAGTACTCGCAAACAATCGAATCATTTAAAAATCCCTTGGAAGATGCCACATCAGAGGATATAATTTCTGGATACTCTGGAATTAACACTATTCAACTGCGAGAAATTTCTGCAAAGTTTTTCCACAATAATGACTtacaaaatatgaaattgCTGGATGAAGGGttagtgaaaaatattgtACTTTTTACTAACTCCTTTCAAATCAGTAATGATGAAGACACGTTTATTCTAGCTCGAAAAAGTGTGTTGCTGTTACAAACAGAGGCTATAAAGTATCTCGATGATAAGTTTCTACCacttttcaagaaatcgcctttttttctccaaatGCTTTCAACATCCCATATCGTTTCGACTGATATATATGTTCACTTTTTGAGCAGGAGGAACAGCGGTGCTAACAACGCAGAACAAACCAAAATATTAAAGGATAATGCGAAGATAGATTTTATGAATCCTGTTAGGATTTTCGCAAACCCTGGTATCACAGATGCTTTAGATAGTATAGTGAATGGATCCGGATTCAAACCAGATAAATCGAAAGTAAGTTCAAATCCGCGCTACTCACAACTATTTGGTTCAGAAAGTGATAACATTTTCAGAGACAAACTCTTCGACGATGAAAACGATAATCCCTCCGAATTTTACGTTGTCGAGGACCAATTAGATCTTCCACGCAGTGTGGAGAAATTAAGCGTGTCTAGCGGAAATTCGGATCTAAATCCTAGTCAATTCCATGGGTTAAGTAATTTTAGGGATAATATAGCATCTTTGACTATTTCAATTGACCAAATCGAGAAAGAGCTTGAACTCTTAAGgcatttgattttgaaggcAGATCTGACCAACAATCAAATGCAGTTGaagattttaaaaaagTCACAAAGAACCCTATTGAAAGAACtagaaatgaaagaactACTGAAACAACAATATATGGTACAAGAAAATGCCAATAGTTTGTTCAGAAAAACTAAGATATACATTAGGTCGTACTTCAGCGAGAATTCCAGTAATGGTCTAAAAGAGATAACTTACTATATCATTAACATTCATCACTTTAATAATGGGCAGGTAAGTTCCTGGGATATGGCAAGAAGATacaatgaattttttgaattgaatatatatttgaaaaagaattttaGGGATGTGATGAGACAGTTGCAAGACCTGTTCCCGTCAAAAGTGAAAATGTCATTGAAATACCATGTTACAAAAACGTTGCTttatgaagaaagaaaacaaaaacttgAGAAGTACTTGCGAGAATTACTATCTATTTCTGAAATATGCGaagataatatttttagaaGGTTTTTGACCGACCCTACCCTATTCAAACtaaacaaggaaaacacGCATGATGGTATTCTGGAGGAGCCACCTCGTGAATCTATTGGCAGTAGTAATAGCACGAGTAATAGTAGCTCTGTTGCTGATTTACAAAGCACTGAAGACAACGGCGACGAGCTGAATTTCTATGAAGATGAACgacatttttttactgaTTCTGGGTATCCTTTCTATTCGCAAAACAAATCTTTTGTTAAACAGATATGTGACTTGTTTATCTCGCTCTTTGCTTTAAACAAGGCGAATGCGGGCTGGTTGAGAGGCAGGGCAATAATTACCGTTTTACAACAGCTTCTTGGGAGTACTATTGAAAAGTATATAAAGGTCagcattcaaaaattgagGTCAGAGGATCAAGTGCTAGAAGCAGTAATTACATTTAAAAATATGCTATGGGGTGACAACGGCGTGttcgaaagaaaaagaaatgaaacaaTAGAGGCAGCAAGAAGCGAAGGTGAAAAGCTACGAACGGAACAACTCGCCCTAACCAGCCTGCAGAGACTATTCGCAGATACCTGTGGGCGTGTGGTAGGTCTAAGGGATTCTCACGAAGCTGCTGATCGGGTCCATGCCATGCTACAGAACCCGTATTTAAATGCCAGCTTGCTGTTGGAAGCTCTTGATGCAATTTTATTGGATATAATATGTAATGACTAA